The Veillonellaceae bacterium nucleotide sequence CTCCTTAATTTTGGGTGTTAGCAACTTTAATTTTAAGGGAAATTTCACTTTATGCTCGTTTTTTTGCAAAAAAATGTTGAGGTGCTTCCAGCTAGAAGCTGGGTACCCCAACATTTATTATAGAACCAAAATATTGGAATTGGCTAAGCAAAGGTAAAATACTGGAGCAAGAGTCACAAAAAATGCTATAATGTCAGATATACTTACTTTATGAGGTGGAAGATGCACTATAATTTGCCGCAACAATATTTCAGCCGCATTATGCGGGCCGTCATTGAGTTTGACTTGATTGAAGATGGCGATAAAATTCTTATCGGTTTATCTGGGGGAAAAGACAGCTTATTTTTAACCTATGCCTTGGCCATGGCAAAAAAACATATGCCTGTTAAATTCGAACTTTCTGCTATAACTATTGATCCAATGTTCACCGATGATTTTGAAACCAGTGCCTTGGCTAACTTCTGCCAGTCACTTGAAGTACCTTTCTACACTGAAAAGGTTGACATCAGCGGTGTAATAAACAACAATAATGGAAAAGATCCCTGCTTTTCCTGTTCATTTTTTCGGCGTGGCGCTATCAACAAATTTGCCGTAAATAACGGCTTTAACAAAATAGCCTACGCTCATCACCATGACGATGCCGTAGAAACTTTCTTTATGGCGCTGTTAAATTCGGGGCAGTTAAAAACATTTCTGCCAAAGACGTACCTTGATCGAACTAAACTGACTGTTATCAGGCCGTTGATTTATTTCCGTGAGCACGAGCTGAAGGAGACGCCGGCGCTTCATGGGTTCACACCACTCCCCAGCCCCTGCCCGTTAGACGGCAAGACTAAACGGCAGGAAATCAAGGAACTCATCCAATCTTTAAGCAAAATTGATGCTGATATTTACGACCATTTAACTTCAGGAATGCGCATAAGCGCCGTTCAGGAATTATGGCCCGCCCCGATTGACCGCGATCAAATGCTACAAAAGCATATTGCCTTCTGGAAAACACAAAAGAACGTATATAAATAAAGAATGAACTCCGGATTTTCCGGAGTTCATTTTTATTTAATACGTTCGCGTATTTTGTGCCAAAGATGTTTTTCAATAAAACTGCCGTCAATATTATCTTCCATCTCCTTGAACATAGCAAATGGAACAGTAAATGACAATATGTCGGCATCAACCATCGGCCGCACCGTAATGTCGATTAAACCAACTACTGCTCGCTGCGTATCACGACGAGCCTCACTGTATGGCAATAAACAAGTTGCCTGGCAGCCTGACCCAAACGGTATAATCACATTATCAGAAGTTGGCCGGTTATAATTAGCAAGGACAACCAACGCAGACAACTGATCGGCATTAGCATAAAACACTACTAATTGAGGTTTTTCCTGCTCATTGTCAACTTCTGTTAAAGGTTTAAAAACAACATATTGATACGGAATATCTGTCATCGGAAGATTATCTGCGAACTGTTGAGCAAATTCAGGGGTCTTTTTATAGCCTTCTCCAGGCATATAGCCCTCGCCGCGGCCTGTTGATAGGAAATATTCAATGCCGCCCGGGAATTTCGGATAAGCATTGCCGAACCCTAAACCAACTTCCCCGCCAATACAACCGGCAGTCTTACGATCAAAAACGGCGGTACGTCCTTTGGCCGCAGCATTCAGCATGGCAATAACACATCCGCGGCGTCCTTCCATAAACTGCATGGCATTTTCCGGCTTGTTATCGGTAAACATGACGGCCACCGGTTGATAACGAAGCTTTAATTCCCTGGATATACGACTTTCCACAATCATCAGCTCCCTCATTATTTTGTTATCTCACCATGTCAGACACAAATACAAGTTTAATACCGCTCTCCTCAAGCTCAGTTATCATTTCTTGTATAGCCGCAGCAGTAGTAAGGCGAGCATGGCCGATAACTATAACGCTGCCATCACGGAGCGCCATATCACGAGCGATACGCAACTGCCGTTTGACTGCCGCTACATCGTTATCATTATCAATAAATAAGTCATTTGCGGCTGTTTTAACCCCTAACTGCCGCGCCGTTGCCACTCCGACTGACTTACTATTGGTGCGACTGTCAACAAAGAATAGGCTATTTGCCTTAATTACCGAAAGCACCTGCCGCATAACCCGCTGATCGGCTGTAGCCCTTGATCCCTGATGATTATTTATTCCTATGATACCAGGGATAGCTTGGATAGCCCTCGAAACAGTTTCAC carries:
- a CDS encoding tRNA 2-thiocytidine biosynthesis protein TtcA — translated: MHYNLPQQYFSRIMRAVIEFDLIEDGDKILIGLSGGKDSLFLTYALAMAKKHMPVKFELSAITIDPMFTDDFETSALANFCQSLEVPFYTEKVDISGVINNNNGKDPCFSCSFFRRGAINKFAVNNGFNKIAYAHHHDDAVETFFMALLNSGQLKTFLPKTYLDRTKLTVIRPLIYFREHELKETPALHGFTPLPSPCPLDGKTKRQEIKELIQSLSKIDADIYDHLTSGMRISAVQELWPAPIDRDQMLQKHIAFWKTQKNVYK
- a CDS encoding DUF169 domain-containing protein, with protein sequence MESRISRELKLRYQPVAVMFTDNKPENAMQFMEGRRGCVIAMLNAAAKGRTAVFDRKTAGCIGGEVGLGFGNAYPKFPGGIEYFLSTGRGEGYMPGEGYKKTPEFAQQFADNLPMTDIPYQYVVFKPLTEVDNEQEKPQLVVFYANADQLSALVVLANYNRPTSDNVIIPFGSGCQATCLLPYSEARRDTQRAVVGLIDITVRPMVDADILSFTVPFAMFKEMEDNIDGSFIEKHLWHKIRERIK